The Cohnella abietis genome has a segment encoding these proteins:
- a CDS encoding aminopeptidase: MGLEKQLEKYAELIVKVGVNVQAGQEVFITGSIEMANLVRLVADRAYEAGASNVHVDWTDEALSRLKYEKAADEVFTHFPAWETAKRGAFVASGAAFISIISPNPDLLKGIDSKRIGNYQKAAGTGLAEFRRAIQADKVSWTVVAASTKDWAIKVFPDSSSQEHAVEQLWEAIFTAVRLNAADPVQAWEEHNATLHRKSDILNEKHFHKLQYRAPGTDLTIELPEKHVWVAASSTNVNDVPFMANIPTEEVFTVPLKTGVNGYVSSTRPLSHGGNIIDGFKITFENGRIVQVEAEKGQEILQQLVDTDEGSHYLGEVALVPHESPISQSNVLFFNTLFDENASNHLAIGSGYAFNVEGGKVMSPEELAASGVNSSIMHVDFMIGSGNMDIDGVLADGTVVPIFRKGNWAI; this comes from the coding sequence ATGGGATTGGAAAAGCAATTGGAGAAATATGCAGAGTTAATCGTTAAGGTCGGTGTGAACGTTCAAGCAGGGCAGGAGGTATTCATCACAGGCTCTATCGAGATGGCTAACCTTGTTCGCCTAGTGGCTGACAGAGCCTATGAAGCTGGAGCAAGCAACGTTCATGTCGATTGGACGGATGAAGCTTTGTCCAGATTGAAATACGAGAAAGCGGCGGATGAGGTATTTACTCATTTTCCAGCATGGGAGACAGCTAAGAGAGGTGCTTTTGTAGCGAGTGGAGCTGCATTCATCTCCATTATCTCGCCTAATCCGGATTTGCTTAAAGGCATTGATTCAAAGCGTATAGGTAATTATCAGAAGGCAGCGGGCACGGGACTTGCAGAATTCAGACGCGCCATTCAGGCCGATAAAGTAAGCTGGACAGTAGTCGCGGCTTCTACAAAGGATTGGGCTATCAAAGTGTTCCCTGACAGTAGCTCGCAGGAGCATGCAGTCGAGCAGCTATGGGAAGCTATCTTCACTGCCGTTCGTCTAAATGCTGCTGATCCCGTTCAAGCCTGGGAAGAGCACAATGCAACGCTGCATCGGAAGAGCGATATTTTGAACGAAAAGCATTTTCATAAGCTACAATATCGTGCTCCGGGAACAGATCTAACGATTGAACTGCCAGAGAAGCATGTTTGGGTTGCTGCTAGCAGTACGAATGTGAATGATGTGCCTTTTATGGCTAATATACCGACGGAGGAAGTATTTACAGTTCCTCTTAAAACTGGCGTTAACGGTTACGTATCAAGCACAAGGCCACTTAGCCATGGAGGCAATATCATCGATGGCTTTAAGATAACGTTCGAGAACGGGCGAATTGTTCAAGTCGAAGCTGAGAAGGGACAGGAGATTCTGCAGCAGCTGGTCGATACGGATGAAGGCTCGCATTATCTTGGTGAGGTCGCGCTTGTGCCCCACGAGTCGCCAATCTCTCAATCCAACGTATTGTTCTTCAATACATTATTTGATGAAAATGCTTCAAACCATCTCGCCATTGGAAGCGGGTATGCATTCAATGTAGAAGGCGGCAAAGTCATGTCTCCTGAAGAGCTAGCGGCAAGCGGTGTTAACTCCAGCATCATGCACGT